Proteins from a genomic interval of Amycolatopsis sp. cg13:
- a CDS encoding ankyrin repeat domain-containing protein codes for MPTDEDHLNIFAAIREGDVDRLSDLLRAHPELANCRLGGPARGRTPLHVVSDWPGYFPKGPLVAERLIAAGADVNARPDGGESPLHWTASSDDEAVARVLIYGGADIEAPDGSIGTPLDNAVGYACWNVARLLVAQGARVEKLWHAAALGLLDRMEDLVADSAPAQDALDQALWHACAGGQRRAAERLVGLGADVTFTPEYGRGTLVDAAASDGTQRANLIEWLTGLGLRASSDTAG; via the coding sequence ATGCCGACCGACGAAGACCACCTGAACATCTTCGCCGCCATCCGCGAAGGTGACGTGGACCGGCTGTCGGACTTATTGCGGGCACATCCCGAGCTGGCCAACTGTCGGCTGGGCGGGCCGGCCCGCGGGCGCACGCCGCTGCACGTCGTCAGCGACTGGCCGGGCTACTTCCCCAAGGGACCGCTCGTCGCCGAACGGTTGATCGCCGCGGGAGCCGATGTCAACGCGCGTCCGGACGGCGGGGAGTCTCCACTGCACTGGACGGCCAGCAGCGACGACGAAGCCGTCGCACGCGTGCTGATCTACGGAGGCGCGGACATCGAGGCACCCGACGGCTCGATCGGCACGCCGCTCGACAACGCCGTCGGCTACGCCTGCTGGAATGTCGCGCGCCTCCTGGTGGCACAGGGTGCGCGGGTCGAGAAGCTGTGGCACGCGGCCGCGCTCGGCCTGCTCGACCGCATGGAGGACCTGGTCGCCGACAGTGCTCCCGCGCAGGACGCGCTCGATCAGGCGTTGTGGCATGCCTGCGCGGGCGGGCAGCGGCGGGCGGCCGAACGGCTGGTCGGGCTCGGAGCCGACGTGACGTTCACGCCCGAATACGGCCGCGGCACCCTCGTCGACGCGGCGGCGAGCGACGGCACTCAGCGCGCGAACCTCATCGAGTGGCTGACCGGATTGGGTTTGCGTGCCTCCTCCGACACAGCGGGCTGA
- a CDS encoding Zn-dependent alcohol dehydrogenase: MRAAVMVEVGKPLEIREIELDEPMPREVVVKVKASGLCHSDLHTMNTDFGWPLPLVLGHEVAGVVESTGADVTGVKAGDHVVANLISSCGACADCVLGVPTNCANPGAIRRGPNERPRYSLDGRTVTQIGDIGGFAEKILVHERNLVPVDKALPFDRAALLGCGVITGVGAVKNAARVKFGDTVAVIGCGGVGLNVVQGAAISGASHVIAIDLQPAKLELARTFGATEVVNPAEEADLADRVREIVGKGGVDYAFEVVGLPQTVRQATDITGRGGSTYVVGKMKPGTGAALTADDLLRGNKKLSGVFMGATVAEIDIPLYARLYRQGRLNLDDLVSETITLDQVNDGYAKLGKGETARSVVVFD, encoded by the coding sequence ATGAGAGCGGCCGTCATGGTCGAGGTGGGCAAGCCTCTCGAGATCCGCGAGATCGAGCTCGACGAGCCGATGCCGCGCGAGGTCGTGGTCAAGGTCAAGGCCAGCGGGCTGTGCCACAGCGACCTCCACACGATGAACACGGACTTCGGGTGGCCGCTGCCGCTGGTCCTCGGCCACGAGGTCGCCGGCGTCGTGGAATCGACCGGCGCGGACGTCACCGGAGTGAAGGCGGGCGATCACGTCGTCGCCAACCTGATCTCGAGCTGCGGCGCCTGCGCCGACTGCGTGCTCGGTGTCCCGACGAACTGCGCCAACCCCGGCGCGATCCGGCGCGGACCGAACGAGCGGCCGCGGTATTCGCTGGACGGCAGGACCGTCACCCAGATCGGCGACATCGGCGGCTTCGCGGAAAAGATCCTGGTGCACGAGCGCAATCTCGTCCCGGTCGACAAGGCCCTCCCCTTCGACCGGGCAGCGCTGCTCGGCTGCGGCGTCATCACCGGCGTCGGGGCCGTCAAGAACGCCGCCCGGGTGAAGTTCGGGGACACCGTCGCCGTGATCGGCTGCGGCGGGGTCGGCCTCAACGTCGTGCAAGGAGCCGCGATCTCCGGGGCGAGCCACGTGATCGCGATCGACCTCCAGCCGGCCAAGCTCGAACTCGCCCGCACCTTCGGCGCCACCGAGGTCGTCAACCCGGCCGAAGAGGCCGATCTCGCCGACCGCGTCCGGGAAATCGTCGGCAAGGGCGGTGTCGACTACGCCTTCGAGGTCGTCGGGCTGCCGCAGACCGTTCGGCAGGCGACCGACATCACCGGCCGCGGCGGTTCGACGTACGTCGTCGGCAAGATGAAGCCGGGGACCGGGGCCGCGCTCACTGCCGATGACTTGCTGCGCGGCAACAAGAAACTGAGCGGAGTGTTCATGGGCGCGACCGTGGCGGAGATCGACATCCCGCTCTACGCGCGGCTCTACCGGCAAGGCAGGCTGAACCTGGACGACCTCGTCTCCGAGACAATCACGCTGGACCAGGTCAACGACGGATACGCGAAGCTCGGGAAAGGCGAAACCGCGCGCAGCGTCGTGGTCTTCGACTGA
- a CDS encoding anti-sigma factor domain-containing protein: MSAADLHTLTGAYALDAVTGLERAEFDRHLRECPVCADEVREFRETAGLLAVAAADSASSGFRERILAAVAVTRQLPPQVDFAPATRTRPVWHKRAGIAVAAVAAAVGLLVGGISIGTSATGPVPAQVAVPIDVSNAPDATTVHADGASGAAASATLSRRSGLVTVDIRRLPALTAGQAYQFWLMGPRGARSAGLLHASDGSLTTALARDADRIGVTVEPSGGSPQPTAAPILLIGLV, from the coding sequence ATGAGCGCCGCCGATCTCCACACCCTCACCGGCGCCTACGCGCTCGACGCGGTCACCGGCCTCGAGCGTGCCGAGTTCGACCGGCACCTTCGCGAGTGCCCAGTCTGCGCGGACGAGGTCCGGGAGTTCCGCGAGACCGCGGGCTTGCTGGCTGTCGCCGCAGCGGACAGCGCGTCGTCGGGGTTCCGCGAGCGCATCCTCGCCGCTGTCGCTGTCACCCGGCAGCTGCCGCCCCAGGTCGACTTCGCGCCGGCCACCCGCACGCGTCCGGTTTGGCACAAACGCGCCGGGATCGCTGTTGCCGCGGTCGCTGCCGCTGTCGGACTGCTGGTCGGCGGGATCAGTATCGGCACATCGGCGACCGGGCCCGTACCGGCACAAGTCGCCGTGCCAATCGACGTCTCGAATGCACCTGACGCGACAACCGTCCACGCGGACGGCGCCAGCGGTGCAGCCGCGAGCGCGACCCTCTCTCGCCGGTCGGGCCTCGTGACAGTCGATATTCGCCGGCTTCCGGCACTGACTGCCGGCCAGGCCTACCAGTTTTGGTTGATGGGTCCGCGCGGTGCGCGCTCGGCTGGCCTGCTGCACGCGAGCGACGGCAGTCTCACCACGGCGCTGGCGCGCGATGCCGACCGGATCGGCGTCACCGTCGAACCGTCCGGCGGATCTCCGCAGCCGACTGCCGCACCGATCTTGCTCATCGGGCTTGTCTGA
- a CDS encoding magnesium transporter CorA family protein, which translates to MARTRVYRHGVLAAEGIPVADVSDYLADPETTVWLDFCAPTEEDLAAISEELGLHPLAVEDAVHEHQRAKLDRYDSHAFLTAYSAALDADGTLLVSELAAFITGQALVTVRKNENFPIDAVVARWDSAADLAKNGVGFLLHGLLDHIVDGHFEVVQSLDEQIEELEDLVFDERPRYADMQRRSFALRKSLVRIRRVVLPMREVVNTVMRRDMHLVDAELQPYFQDIYDHVLRASEWTESLRDLVTTIRETQLNIQGNRLNTIMKKVTSWAAIIAIPTAVTGFYGQNVPYPGFQTTAGFWTSTLVIIILSVGLYISFKKRDWL; encoded by the coding sequence ATGGCACGCACGCGGGTGTATCGCCACGGAGTGCTCGCAGCCGAGGGGATCCCGGTCGCGGACGTCTCCGACTACCTCGCCGACCCCGAAACGACGGTGTGGCTGGACTTCTGCGCTCCCACCGAGGAAGACCTTGCAGCCATCAGCGAAGAACTCGGCCTGCACCCCCTCGCGGTCGAAGACGCCGTGCACGAACATCAACGCGCGAAGCTCGACCGGTACGACTCCCACGCCTTCCTGACCGCCTATTCGGCCGCGCTCGACGCCGACGGAACACTGCTCGTATCGGAACTCGCGGCCTTCATCACCGGCCAGGCCCTGGTCACCGTCCGCAAGAACGAGAACTTCCCCATCGACGCCGTCGTCGCCCGCTGGGACTCCGCGGCGGACCTGGCCAAAAACGGCGTCGGATTCCTGCTGCACGGGCTGCTCGACCACATCGTCGACGGCCACTTCGAGGTCGTGCAATCACTCGACGAACAGATCGAGGAACTCGAAGACCTCGTCTTCGACGAACGTCCCCGCTACGCCGACATGCAACGGCGTTCATTCGCTCTACGCAAAAGCCTTGTGCGGATCCGCCGCGTCGTGCTCCCGATGCGCGAAGTCGTCAACACCGTCATGCGACGCGACATGCACCTCGTCGACGCCGAACTGCAGCCCTACTTCCAGGACATCTACGACCACGTCTTGCGCGCCTCGGAATGGACAGAGTCGCTGCGCGACCTGGTCACCACGATCCGGGAGACGCAGCTGAACATCCAGGGCAACCGCCTCAACACGATCATGAAGAAAGTCACCAGCTGGGCGGCCATCATCGCCATCCCGACCGCCGTCACCGGCTTCTACGGCCAAAACGTGCCCTACCCCGGTTTCCAGACCACAGCCGGATTCTGGACGTCCACGCTGGTGATCATCATTCTTTCCGTCGGCCTCTACATTTCCTTCAAGAAACGCGATTGGCTTTAG
- a CDS encoding low temperature requirement protein A has protein sequence MTPDSRFRLVPMRPRDPDEAGRAASTLELFFDLVFVVAVSIAAAQLHHALGEGHVLDGIGNYCVVFFGIWWAWMNFTWFATSFDTDDWLYRVFTIVQMGGVLVLASGIGPAFEHGDYSVLILAYVVMRFALVAQWLRASRSGGPARRATLIYAAGITLVQLLWLASLLLPAGMFTVALIVLVVAEVAVPIVAERTGSTPWHPHHITERYGLFTLILLGESLLASANAIIEALRDTESPGELVGIAVLTLVATAALWWIYFWPPHHRAIKGFASSLAYGYGHFFIFAAAGAFSAGIEVEIDVLTGHSALHQPGASFAYTVPLAVFVLGIWALAIRPHADRVVNAVLPLAGLLVLVDPFIPVPFALTAAILAGAVVVLVWRRPLDGQEV, from the coding sequence ATGACGCCCGACTCCCGATTCCGGCTCGTCCCGATGCGCCCGCGCGACCCGGACGAAGCCGGGCGCGCCGCGTCCACCTTGGAGCTGTTCTTCGACCTCGTCTTCGTGGTCGCCGTGAGCATCGCCGCCGCGCAGTTGCACCATGCGCTCGGCGAGGGGCACGTGCTCGACGGGATCGGCAACTACTGCGTCGTGTTCTTCGGGATCTGGTGGGCCTGGATGAACTTCACCTGGTTCGCCACCTCGTTCGACACCGACGACTGGCTGTACCGGGTCTTCACGATCGTGCAGATGGGCGGCGTGCTCGTCCTCGCCTCCGGCATCGGTCCGGCGTTCGAGCACGGCGACTATTCGGTGCTGATCCTCGCCTACGTCGTGATGCGCTTCGCGCTCGTGGCCCAGTGGCTGCGCGCGTCGCGATCAGGCGGGCCCGCGCGCCGGGCGACGCTCATCTACGCGGCGGGCATCACCCTGGTCCAGCTGCTGTGGCTGGCTTCGCTGCTGCTTCCGGCCGGGATGTTCACGGTCGCGCTGATCGTGCTCGTCGTCGCGGAAGTCGCCGTGCCGATCGTCGCCGAGCGCACCGGGTCCACGCCCTGGCACCCGCATCACATCACCGAACGGTACGGCTTGTTCACGCTCATCCTCCTCGGCGAAAGCCTGCTCGCCTCTGCCAACGCGATCATCGAAGCCCTTCGCGACACCGAATCGCCCGGAGAACTCGTCGGCATCGCCGTGCTGACTCTCGTCGCGACGGCGGCGCTGTGGTGGATCTACTTCTGGCCGCCGCATCACCGCGCCATCAAGGGTTTCGCGAGTTCGCTGGCCTACGGGTACGGGCACTTCTTCATCTTCGCCGCCGCGGGAGCGTTTTCCGCCGGCATCGAGGTCGAGATCGACGTCCTCACCGGACACAGTGCGCTGCATCAGCCCGGCGCGTCTTTCGCCTACACTGTTCCGCTCGCGGTCTTCGTGCTCGGCATCTGGGCTCTCGCGATCCGGCCGCACGCCGACCGGGTCGTCAACGCCGTCCTGCCGTTGGCCGGGCTGCTGGTCCTGGTGGACCCTTTCATTCCGGTCCCGTTCGCGCTCACCGCCGCGATCCTCGCCGGAGCAGTCGTGGTCCTCGTCTGGCGGCGGCCACTCGACGGCCAGGAGGTCTGA